In Deltaproteobacteria bacterium, one DNA window encodes the following:
- a CDS encoding NeuD/PglB/VioB family sugar acetyltransferase codes for MEDIIVYGAGGHGRTVIDVIEDQDLYRIAGVLDDDENSADTLLGYPVIVDQKEKEETIRRVFGGIVAIADGRIRSRIVSNIESISPKFNFVDAIHPAASISRHAEIGQGAVIMFGVRIGVDVTIGNHCILCPSSLISHENALGDYVFVGPAVSCSGRVSIGAHAYILSGSVVINNTLIGHHTVVGSASNVVNDLPPNVLAYGNPAKIIRSSKDAGENLFRKRIP; via the coding sequence TTATCGAAGATCAGGATTTGTACCGTATTGCGGGTGTGCTCGACGACGACGAGAACAGTGCCGACACGCTGCTGGGGTATCCGGTAATAGTAGATCAGAAAGAAAAAGAGGAAACCATCCGGCGCGTGTTCGGCGGCATAGTGGCCATAGCGGACGGCCGCATCCGATCCCGGATTGTGTCAAACATTGAATCCATATCCCCGAAATTCAATTTTGTGGATGCCATACACCCCGCCGCAAGCATATCCAGACATGCGGAAATAGGGCAGGGCGCCGTCATTATGTTCGGTGTACGTATCGGAGTGGATGTAACGATAGGCAACCATTGTATCCTATGCCCGAGCTCGCTGATCAGCCACGAAAACGCTCTCGGCGATTACGTTTTTGTCGGACCGGCCGTAAGCTGCTCCGGAAGGGTGTCGATAGGAGCACATGCCTACATTTTGTCCGGAAGCGTAGTTATCAACAACACTTTGATAGGACATCATACTGTGGTGGGTTCCGCTTCGAATGTGGTGAACGACCTCCCGCCCAACGTGCTAGCCTATGGAAACCCCGCCAAGATAATCAGATCTTCGAAGGATGCCGGCGAGAATTTATTTCGGAAACGAATTCCTTAG
- a CDS encoding cold-shock protein encodes MANGTVKWFSDQKGYGFIEQEDGPDVFVHHSGIIGSGFKSLNEGDRVTFDIEQGRKGPAAVNVTVV; translated from the coding sequence ATGGCGAATGGGACTGTAAAATGGTTCAGCGATCAAAAAGGGTATGGATTCATCGAACAGGAAGACGGTCCGGACGTATTCGTTCATCATTCCGGTATCATCGGATCCGGCTTCAAGTCTCTCAATGAAGGGGACCGGGTCACGTTTGACATCGAGCAGGGACGAAAGGGTCCCGCTGCAGTAAATGTCACGGTAGTTTAA